The window aatgcatccttttcagaccacgatgcaatgaaaattacagtCAATAAATAGCcagggaaaaataaaccaaaaaataattggaaactaaataatctcatactaaagaatgtgTGGGGAAACAGCAAATTgttgacataattaataacttcacccaagaaaatgacaataatgagacatcataccaaaatgtgtgggatttagcaaaagcagtaataaggggaaattttatatctctagaggtctacttgcataaaatagagaaagagagagtcaaAGAATTAGGGTTACagattaaaaagctataaaaagaacaaattaaaaacacccagTCAAACattaacttgaaattttaaaaataaaagaagagattaataaaattgaaagtaacaaaaaaactattgaattaataaataaaactaaaagttggttttgtgaaaaaccaacaacaaaatatatatatatataccttcagtaaatgtgatttaaaaggaaagaggaaaattaaattgttagtcttaaaaatgagaaaggagaggtcgccactaatgaaaagaaaattagagcaataattaggagttactttgtccagctttatgcaaataaatcagataaatgaaatggaagaatatcttcaaaaatatagcttacccaaattaacagaggaagaggTAAAATGGTTAAAcaataccattttagaaaaagaaacagaacaagctattactcaactctctaagaaaaaatccatagaaccaGATGGagttgcatgtgaattctaccaaatatttaaagaattacctccagtgctatataaactatttttaaaaaaatagggatttaaggagtcctatcaaattcctttcatgacccagacatggtactgatacctaaaccaggtagggtgaaaacagagaaagaaaattatagaccaatcttcctaataaatattgattctaaaatcataaatacaatattagcaaaaagattagagaaaatcatcaccaggataatacactatgaccaagtaaattttataccaagaatgtagggctgattcaatattaggaaaactattagcagaaagaacactgggaaatgaacgtaaacggtttgcatttttgtttctcttcccgtgttttgttttgtttttaccttctgaatccaactcttcctgtacaacaagagaacagttcagttctgcatacatatattgtatctagaaaatactgtgacatatttaacatgtatagaactgcttgccatctgggggaggaggtggagggaggaaggggaaaagatggaacagaagtgagtgcaagggataatgttgtaaaaaattacccaggcatgggttctttcaataaaaagttataattattttttttaaagttttgaactgagattttagaatttattttcttctttgaaatttcaTAGTTTCAATGTCTCTGTTCTGAGATTTTAATGAATGAggatgtgaatttttttcttttgaaaatattacaACAACTGAGGATCTGtgaatcactactgattaaaacAAAAGGACTTACTGTTGGGTACAATGAACTAAAAATTGCAGATATATGTATAATCCACTGGCTGGTATCTTTAGATTTTTCCATTACAATAACAAAGATGGTACTAAATGAATTAAAGCATACAAAGGAAATCATGAGCAACAAGATTACTTTAGTGGCTCTGGTTTCTGGGGAGGCAATAGGGTTGACACAAGTGTTATGAAGGTATTGGACTTGCCATTTGTGTCTGAACAAAACAGATACCATGTAGCCACTGGAAATGGCCATAAATCCCAGAAATACCACATCATAAAGTGTCTTCCGCATAACGACATTGGATGTTGTTATAGCATGCCAGTCTATTGAACAGTATCCAAGGTTCTTCTTAAGGTGACTGAATGTGTTGTTCCCAGGGCCAGTCACATATAGAGGCACAACTACAGCTACCAACAAATTGAGTACCCACATGAAGACACACGATGGAACAATGTATTTTGGGGCTTTGGCTTTGAGCGTGGCCCATTTGGGGCTGTTGGAACTGACTGGGATAGCCTGGAAGACACTCAGGAGGCAGGTATTGCATAGTGAAAGTCCTTCAGAAACTCTCTGCAGATAAACAATGATTTTGCATTCAATGTCACTCAGGAAAATTTTCTGGATACACACCTGGGTTACTGTGGGAACTCCCCTGAAAAGAAGCATTATAATATgggaaaggaacaaattaacaaaaatcgtATGTATTGgtcttatcctttgaccagtgATTAAATTAAAGCTATACAAGAAAAGGAGTAAACCATTCCCAAAGATTCCAATTATAATCCGAAGCATATGTAAAATGCAGAGGATATCATCCTTAGACTGCATTCTTTATTCCCGAGGACAGAATGATATTCAGATCCAAAGTGACCTGGGAATGAAGAGAGAATTTTCTGTTATAAAACCGGGAGTTCAAAATCAGATTCTGCACATTTCTTACCAATGAGTTGATCTCCATTACTCCTTAGTTATTATAGAAATAGAGAGTTTTAGAAGATATTTTATTCccactagttttcttttttttttttttcttttttttactttcttggtGTAAGTGTTCTAATCTGGAagtgttgtaattttttttttttaaatggggattttcaattctattttctgtCTCATGTGTTTATGCAATTATTTGattgtatatttatgtaaatatatttgcctttttttagAATGGCATTGATATTTCATAGATCACATAAAACTAGACTCATATATTCAgatcattttttacagcaaaCGTTActaaaaacttttctttatattgattatttaaaagtaaaaagtaaaataggaaaaggagaacaCCTTGCCATGTACACAACAGAACATAAGAAAGCATTTACAATATCAAGCAATAAATTTTCttatcaagaaaacctatataatatgtATGACACATGTTCAGAAATAActgtcttttctttccctatagtagtttttttggtttgttttctgctgtgtactttttcattttatttctcccctTTAAATGCAGTAAAATGCATTTCTCaattaaacaaaatgaaacacCATAATGCAGACAATCATAGCACTATAACTTcagagagttttaaatatttattgcttttcactgtaaaaaaatttttatctgcATATAAGCTGAAGTCATGGTTTTCCTAAAGGCAAAACAGAAATGTTGCTGTGACAGAAGAATAAAGATGAAGAGATAATCTGATGCACATGGATGGTAGGAAAACACTGCTTACATAGAGGCCACATGGCCAAAAATTAAACATATCTAGATCAATCTTGGCCAGAAGAAAggttaataattatattattgttgATATTGCTATAGTAATTTTTACTAATATTTGCATTATCATAAAATTATGTCAAATAATTAATGATCATTGAAGAAATGTATATTTCCTAAAAAATTGGTGGAATTAAATATGAGCTCATGGccaaaagattaatttcaaaattGTTATCATCATaatgtgaagaagaaaatgtaaaattatattggACTTCTTTGCATTGCAGAATACGTTCCATGtttctttcagataaatttatGTGCCCCTGAAATCCATTTCATCTAATTTGAATGTCCTTGCCACTTGACCATGATTCATGGGCATCCAGGGTAGCTGAGGCATTTAGGCAGAGAACTAACTGCTTTTTCCagttagtaaaaaataaattttacagtgTATTAagttagggcagctagatggctcagtggagagaagtgcccctgaagtcaggaggatctaagttcaaatccagcctcatttaATAGTTACTagatttgtgaccctgggcaagtcatttaacttcactgGCCTcagcacaaaataaaatgtaggaaGTCATTGATTCTACATTAACCATGATTATTAGAGTGTCAGAAGTTAGATtccaataaaagaataaagaaaaaggaaagtcagaaagaaaggagCAAAAACCACATGGAGAGTACCTTCCTGTTAATCAATCAGTGGAAGCTACATTGAAATCAAACAGGCAGAAAGGACAACCTTATGTTGGGAGCAGAAGAAGGTTAGAGAGGGAGTTAAATAGCTGGCAGGGACCAGAGTTATTGAAACTCAGCCCCAATAACTTTGTTTGCCTGTGAAAAAAATCACACAGTTCCCTTGGCCTCACCTGttacctcacctgtaaaatgggtgttTTTGGTcaacttctctgacttcctttataCTCTATAATGCTCCGGCACAGAGAAAGGGATCTGACTGTGGAGCTTTTACTTGAACAATTCCCACAGGATATTCCAGCCTGGAAACCACATTATTTCTAGTCCTGCCGCCTATGTGAGGGAAGAAAGGATAGAGGTCACACGGGAAAGGCCTGAACCAGCCAGGGGTCTAAGCCCAGATTGCTCTGCCAAAGCACCTTCAGATGGGCTCTGAACTTGCACAGTCACAGTGACATTTCCCACACATTCAGCCTCAATCAGAGATCAGAGCTTCTCCTTCTCCTGGGTTCAGCTCAGACACAAAAGTTCTAACTCCTTTCCtgataaaatgagaaagggaacaaTCCAGGATGTCATTTTCTCCCAGGAGGGTTTCAGTGCAGAATCTGCCAGCACCTGAATCTTAACCAGCTGAGCACTGCATCTCCATCCACTCCCTTTAGCCTGATCAGAACCACTTAAGGGGGAGATAAAAACAGAGGTACCCAAAGACTGCTGAAGAAAAGCTAATATGTCCCTGCTGTGATCTAAAAAGGGAATAATCCCTACTCTGGCTCCATCTGCAATGCCTCTTCTGTATCCcaagaactgaaaaatataactttttcccTAGATGAGATTTCTAGGAGTCTGATCTCTGAGACAAAGATGTAGAGTTACTCACCAGTCTGACCTGAGCTGCCAAAGAAGTGGGTACAGTTgcgagtgtgtgtgagtgtgtgtgagtttgtgtgtgtttgaGGGTGTGTGTGCACTTGTGCAAGTGCACATGTGTGATCTGTGGGGATTGTCAGGCCTGGAGTTATGAGCACAGCCTTTCTGAGCTTATCTCCCCCAAGAACCTCAATTACTGTCACCTCAAAAGCAAAAGTTGGCAGAAGGAATTTGTCACGTCATGACATCCCTTAATCTCAAGTAAAAATCCCCAGCAGTTATTAAAAGTGACTAATTAGAATCTCTGAAGAACCAACAGGTTACATTGCGGGGAGAAACTTTTCTTTCAGCTTAATAATATGAAAGAAAGTAATACAGAGAGTGGTTTCTATCTATTGATCTGCCAGGGAACAATTTTGTGAAATCTAGtgatctaccaaaaaaaaattcatcaattctagtctttctgaaaataattttaattaattgaacACTTTGTTGTAGAGACAAATCTTTTGATAGTCAAAGCAACCAATTTACTTTTACTATGATTTAGTAATAGAATATGATAATTATGTATCTTTAGGAGtttgcttaaaagaaaaaaatgtaggttACACATGAGAAGAAAATAGAGGCATTTAAATTGGCTGTATAActctgtgagttttttttttttttcgcttATTGAGTTTTTAATATTAGGAAACATACTATAGTGGTAGAATCTTTACAAAATGACAAGTCagttacctaatttagcatggtacttagcaaattctctagttCACtgatgtatttaagtactcattggagttcacacttttgggagattcagaagtcagtattcagtatgagattcacaagtcagaaacccacaatcccactctgtccaaggaggagtcaaccttttacaacgagcataaaaagagcttcagtgagccagtcagggtcagttcagaagaagccacaagTGGGAGTTGAgttagagccagaagtcacttcagAAGATTGAAAGCCACATGTCTGCGTTaaggcagaggcagaagcaaggacaagctgcaagagctcttggaatcaagaaaggagaaaatcaacgtttggattttatcagctgactgtatttgaagtgattattactctgaatcaaaactaaggctgcctcctgaaaaacctccccaagaaacctgctctcacagagaaccatcttatattataaaaaagaagaacaccacactATAGACAGGAGTTTCTAATAGAAATATAGGCATAAATCAAAGGTTAAACAAATTTAGGAGAATTAATCTGTCTAACCTGCA of the Sarcophilus harrisii chromosome 6, mSarHar1.11, whole genome shotgun sequence genome contains:
- the LOC100933685 gene encoding LOW QUALITY PROTEIN: vomeronasal type-1 receptor 4-like (The sequence of the model RefSeq protein was modified relative to this genomic sequence to represent the inferred CDS: inserted 2 bases in 1 codon); amino-acid sequence: MQSKDDILCILHMLRIIIGIFGNGLLLFLYSFNLITGQRIRPIHTIFVNLFLSHIIMLLFRGVPTVTQVCIQKIFLSDIECKIIVYLQRVSEGLSLCNTCLLSVFQAIPVSSNSPKWATLKAKAPKYIVPSCVFMWVLNLLVAVVVPLYVTGPGNNTFSHLKKNLGYCSIDWHAITTSNVVMRKTLYDVVFLGFMAISSGYMVSVLFRHKWQVQYLHNTCVNPIASPETRATKVILLLMISFVCFNSFSTIFVIVMEKSKDTSQWIIHISAIFSSLYPTVSPFVLISSDSQILSCCNIFKXEKNSHPHSLKSQNRDIETMKFQRRK